The following proteins come from a genomic window of Thiothrix winogradskyi:
- the modB gene encoding molybdate ABC transporter permease subunit translates to MLSPSDWSAIWLTVKLAGLTTLILLVIGTPLAWHLARTRRWWKAPLSAVVALPIVLPPTVIGFYLLITLGPKGPIGQLTDSLGWGTLPFTFTGLLVASVFYSLPFVVQPIQNAFETLDMRLMEAASTLRATPLDAFFSVAIPMARPGFLTASILGFAHTVGEFGVVLMIGGNIPDKTRVVSVQIYDHVEAMEYAQAHWLAGGMLVFSFVVLLLMYTLNRGIRMPKI, encoded by the coding sequence ATGTTGTCCCCTAGTGACTGGTCGGCCATTTGGCTTACGGTGAAATTAGCCGGATTGACCACCTTGATTTTGTTGGTAATCGGTACGCCACTGGCATGGCATCTGGCGCGTACTCGCCGTTGGTGGAAAGCCCCGTTGAGTGCGGTGGTGGCGTTGCCGATTGTATTGCCACCGACGGTGATTGGGTTTTATTTGTTGATTACCTTGGGACCAAAAGGCCCGATTGGGCAATTGACCGATTCCTTGGGTTGGGGGACGTTGCCGTTTACCTTTACCGGTTTGCTGGTGGCATCGGTGTTTTATTCGCTGCCGTTTGTGGTGCAACCGATTCAGAATGCGTTTGAAACGCTGGATATGCGCCTGATGGAGGCGGCAAGCACGTTGCGGGCAACACCGCTGGATGCGTTTTTCAGCGTGGCGATACCGATGGCGCGTCCCGGTTTTCTCACGGCTTCTATTTTGGGATTTGCGCATACCGTGGGTGAATTCGGCGTGGTGTTGATGATCGGTGGTAATATTCCCGACAAAACCCGCGTGGTATCGGTGCAAATTTACGATCATGTCGAGGCGATGGAATACGCACAAGCCCATTGGTTGGCTGGTGGCATGTTGGTGTTTTCCTTTGTGGTGTTATTGCTGATGTATACCCTCAATCGGGGAATTAGGATGCCGAAAATATGA
- the modC gene encoding molybdenum ABC transporter ATP-binding protein yields the protein MTHTAPAHVDARFQLAFDGFQLAVDLQLPGSGVTALFGHSGSGKTTLLRCIAGLQRPDSGFLQVRGQVWQDSANGVFLPTHQRPLGYVFQEASLFPHLSARKNIDYGRKRAAQSANDAELAAIVAMLGIEHLLNKIPAQLSGGERQRVGIARALALKPQVLLMDEPLAALDLKRKQEILPFLERLHRELDIPILYVTHSPQEVTRLADHLVVLEAGRVVASGALAETLTQLDSPMAQSKQASTVLQAQVCGHEPEFHLSQVQFAGGVLSLPYQQAAAVGASVRLRVYARDVSLTLQQPAQTSILNVLPASITGMAQPVAGQVMVRLNLGGVPLLAHITHKSASVMGLKVGMAVFAQIKATAIV from the coding sequence ATGACGCATACCGCACCTGCACACGTAGACGCTCGCTTTCAATTGGCGTTTGATGGCTTTCAGTTGGCGGTGGATTTGCAATTGCCGGGGAGCGGGGTAACGGCATTATTCGGGCATTCCGGTTCTGGCAAAACCACGTTGCTGCGTTGCATTGCGGGGTTGCAACGCCCGGACAGCGGTTTTTTGCAAGTGCGCGGGCAAGTGTGGCAAGACAGCGCGAACGGGGTGTTTTTGCCGACGCACCAACGCCCCTTGGGGTATGTGTTTCAGGAAGCCAGCTTGTTCCCGCATTTGAGCGCCCGCAAGAATATTGATTACGGGCGCAAACGTGCCGCGCAATCCGCCAATGACGCGGAACTGGCGGCGATTGTGGCGATGTTGGGGATTGAGCATTTGCTGAATAAAATCCCCGCGCAACTCTCCGGCGGCGAACGCCAGCGGGTCGGCATTGCCCGCGCCCTTGCCCTCAAGCCGCAAGTGTTGCTGATGGATGAACCGCTTGCTGCGCTCGACCTCAAGCGTAAACAGGAGATTTTGCCGTTTTTGGAACGCTTGCACCGTGAACTCGATATTCCGATTTTGTACGTGACGCATTCACCGCAGGAAGTGACTCGGCTTGCGGATCATCTGGTGGTGCTGGAAGCGGGTAGGGTGGTGGCTTCGGGGGCGCTGGCGGAAACGTTGACACAGTTGGATTCGCCGATGGCACAGAGCAAGCAGGCATCCACCGTGTTACAGGCGCAGGTGTGTGGGCACGAGCCGGAATTTCATCTCAGTCAAGTGCAGTTTGCGGGCGGTGTGTTGAGCTTGCCTTATCAGCAGGCGGCGGCAGTGGGTGCGAGTGTGCGTTTACGGGTGTATGCCCGCGATGTCAGTTTGACGCTGCAACAACCGGCGCAAACTAGCATCCTCAATGTGTTGCCTGCGAGTATTACCGGCATGGCGCAACCGGTGGCGGGGCAGGTGATGGTGCGCTTGAATCTGGGCGGCGTGCCATTGCTGGCGCACATTACCCATAAATCCGCGAGTGTGATGGGCTTGAAGGTGGGGATGGCGGTGTTTGCGCAGATTAAGGCGACCGCGATTGTGTAG
- a CDS encoding type II toxin-antitoxin system death-on-curing family toxin yields MAKNHPFIDGNKRVALAVGAVFLELNGFELDAPEPEAVIMFEQLAAGNIAEAELADWFKKSCLQIP; encoded by the coding sequence ATTGCCAAAAACCATCCGTTCATTGACGGCAACAAGCGGGTAGCCTTGGCAGTCGGTGCAGTTTTTCTGGAACTCAACGGTTTTGAGTTGGATGCTCCCGAACCCGAAGCGGTCATTATGTTTGAGCAATTAGCGGCGGGAAATATTGCAGAGGCAGAACTTGCCGACTGGTTTAAAAAGTCCTGCCTACAGATACCGTGA
- the lon gene encoding endopeptidase La — protein sequence MNEALILIPMRDVVLFPGMAIPITIGREQSIAAAQQAVKNGQKVGLILQTQASLSNPDGNQLHPIGTIASILRYVTTSSGTHHLVVQGEERFRVVDYVEGLPYMAAHVEILPEIEAAEDDADIKARMRHLQEKAIETVQLLPQAPPEVVSAIQSIEYAGALADLISNFLDITPPEKQVILETINLRERLDKVAEHVRHQLEVLKLTREIDQQTQQSMDARQREFMLRERLKAIKKELGEDDDDSNPSEIEELKQAIADANMSAEAADQARKELKRLQKMPESSGEYSMIRTYLDWLTSLPWNQLAAETIDIAKAREVLDEDHYGLEKIKKRILEYLAVRKLNPQGRSPILCFVGPPGVGKTSLGKSIARSLGLPFVRSSLGGVHDEAEIRGHRRTYMGALPGNIIQEMRKAGNRNPVFMLDEIDKLGGGGFHGDPAAALLEVLDPAQNETFRDNYLALPFDLSKVVFIATANVLDAIPGPLRDRMEIISLPGYTEDEKVEIAKRYLLSRQLTAHGLTPEQAHVNEAALHTIVSDYTREAGCRNLEREIAAVLRNAAIQIAEGKTERVAITPAELPAILGSQRFESEVAMRTSVPGVATGLAWTPVGGDILFIETTKMPGHGKLIITGQLGDVMKESAQAALSLIKANAKRFGVDPQVFEKHDIHLHVPAGAIPKDGPSAGVSIFTSLVSLLSDCKVRSDVAMTGEISLRGLVLPIGGVKEKCLAALRAGIHTVMLPARNRKDLDDVPENARKQLNFVWLERVDDAINAALEVPELALQTAA from the coding sequence ATGAACGAAGCTCTCATTTTAATCCCCATGCGCGATGTCGTCTTATTTCCCGGCATGGCAATTCCCATCACCATTGGGCGCGAACAATCCATCGCGGCAGCGCAACAAGCCGTCAAAAATGGGCAAAAAGTCGGGTTGATCTTGCAAACCCAAGCCAGCCTCAGCAATCCCGATGGCAACCAATTACACCCGATCGGCACGATTGCCAGCATTTTGCGCTATGTCACCACCTCCAGCGGCACGCACCATCTGGTGGTGCAAGGTGAAGAACGCTTTCGCGTAGTCGATTATGTTGAAGGTTTGCCCTACATGGCGGCACACGTCGAAATCCTTCCCGAAATCGAAGCCGCCGAGGATGACGCCGACATTAAAGCGCGGATGCGTCACTTGCAGGAAAAAGCCATTGAAACCGTGCAATTGCTGCCGCAAGCCCCGCCTGAAGTCGTCAGCGCCATCCAAAGCATCGAATACGCGGGCGCACTCGCCGATTTGATCAGCAATTTCCTCGACATCACCCCGCCAGAAAAGCAGGTGATTTTGGAAACCATCAATCTGCGCGAACGCCTCGATAAAGTCGCCGAACACGTGCGCCACCAGCTCGAAGTGTTGAAACTTACCCGTGAAATCGACCAACAAACCCAACAGTCGATGGACGCCCGCCAGCGCGAATTCATGCTACGTGAACGCCTCAAAGCCATCAAAAAAGAACTAGGCGAAGACGACGATGACAGCAACCCATCCGAAATTGAAGAGCTAAAGCAAGCGATTGCCGACGCCAACATGTCCGCCGAAGCCGCCGACCAAGCCCGCAAGGAACTCAAACGCCTGCAAAAAATGCCGGAATCGTCCGGTGAATATTCCATGATCCGCACCTACCTCGACTGGCTCACCAGCCTGCCTTGGAACCAACTGGCAGCCGAAACCATCGACATCGCCAAAGCCCGCGAAGTGCTGGACGAAGACCATTACGGCTTGGAAAAGATCAAAAAACGCATCCTCGAATACCTCGCGGTACGCAAACTCAACCCGCAAGGTCGCAGCCCGATCCTGTGTTTCGTGGGGCCGCCCGGTGTCGGCAAAACCTCGCTCGGCAAAAGCATTGCCCGTTCATTAGGCTTACCGTTTGTGCGTTCCAGCCTCGGCGGGGTGCATGACGAAGCCGAAATCCGTGGGCATCGCCGCACTTACATGGGCGCATTACCCGGCAATATCATTCAGGAAATGCGCAAAGCAGGCAATCGCAATCCCGTGTTTATGCTCGACGAAATCGACAAACTCGGCGGCGGCGGTTTCCACGGCGACCCCGCCGCTGCCTTGCTGGAAGTGCTTGACCCCGCGCAAAACGAAACCTTCCGCGATAACTATTTGGCGTTACCGTTTGACCTGAGCAAAGTGGTCTTCATCGCCACCGCCAATGTACTGGACGCGATTCCAGGGCCATTGCGCGACCGCATGGAAATCATCAGCCTGCCCGGTTACACCGAAGACGAAAAGGTCGAAATTGCCAAACGTTACTTGCTATCACGCCAACTTACAGCGCACGGTTTGACTCCAGAACAAGCGCACGTCAACGAAGCCGCGTTACACACGATTGTGAGCGATTACACTCGCGAAGCCGGTTGCCGCAATTTAGAGCGTGAAATCGCGGCGGTATTGCGCAATGCCGCTATTCAAATCGCGGAAGGCAAGACCGAGCGGGTCGCGATTACCCCCGCTGAGTTGCCCGCCATTCTTGGTTCACAACGCTTTGAAAGTGAAGTGGCGATGCGCACCAGCGTCCCCGGTGTGGCAACCGGCTTGGCATGGACACCGGTTGGCGGCGATATTCTGTTCATCGAAACCACCAAAATGCCGGGGCATGGCAAGCTGATCATTACCGGGCAACTCGGCGATGTAATGAAAGAAAGCGCTCAAGCTGCCTTAAGTCTGATCAAAGCCAACGCTAAACGCTTTGGGGTTGACCCGCAGGTATTCGAGAAGCATGATATTCACTTGCACGTTCCGGCGGGCGCAATCCCGAAAGACGGGCCTAGCGCGGGGGTGTCGATTTTCACCTCGCTGGTATCCTTGCTTAGTGATTGCAAAGTGCGCAGTGATGTCGCCATGACCGGCGAAATCAGCTTGCGTGGTTTGGTGTTACCGATTGGCGGGGTTAAGGAAAAATGCCTTGCCGCCTTACGCGCAGGCATCCACACCGTGATGTTGCCCGCGCGTAACCGTAAGGATTTGGATGACGTGCCGGAAAATGCCCGTAAACAGCTCAATTTTGTGTGGCTGGAGCGGGTAGACGATGCAATTAACGCAGCACTAGAAGTGCCGGAGTTAGCTTTACAAACCGCCGCGTGA
- a CDS encoding zinc ribbon domain-containing protein YjdM yields MSTIPPCPQCGSEYSYEDGAMFVCPECAHEWPQVATATEAEGERVIKDSNGTVLQNGDTVTVIKDLKLKGSSLVVKVGTKVKNIRLVDGDHDIDCKIDGIGAMSLKSEFVRKV; encoded by the coding sequence ATGAGTACGATCCCTCCCTGCCCTCAATGCGGTTCCGAATACAGCTACGAAGACGGCGCAATGTTTGTCTGCCCCGAATGCGCCCACGAATGGCCTCAAGTCGCGACCGCCACTGAAGCAGAAGGCGAGCGCGTTATTAAAGATTCCAACGGAACCGTATTGCAAAACGGCGATACCGTCACCGTCATCAAAGATCTGAAGCTGAAAGGCTCATCGCTGGTTGTCAAAGTCGGCACCAAAGTGAAAAATATTCGTCTGGTCGATGGCGACCACGATATTGACTGCAAAATTGACGGCATTGGCGCAATGAGCCTGAAATCGGAATTCGTCAGGAAAGTCTAA
- a CDS encoding NAD(P)H-binding protein codes for MKVSIIGGTGFVGTYVIDALLQAGHTPRVLVRSGSAGKLAAAAQCETVSGDIRDTAALDACLQGTDAVIYLIGILREFPAKGITYEESQFNGVERTVAAAQRQGVKHFILMSANGVKAGGTKYQDTKFRAEQCVQASGLVWTIFRPSVIFGDPRGKAEFCTQLQKELVLPPIPAPLFFGGVNILQAGKFQMQPVHVEDVAEAFAAAVDNPATLGKTFALCGPDVVSWKAIIQTLAQASGRSGKLAVPAPAEILKVVAGVLDKQAWFPITRDQIVMLLEGNTCSDSAAWQTFGIVPKRFALENLAYLA; via the coding sequence ATGAAAGTCAGCATAATTGGTGGAACAGGCTTCGTTGGCACCTATGTCATCGACGCTTTGTTGCAGGCAGGGCATACGCCGCGTGTGCTGGTGCGCTCCGGTAGTGCGGGTAAATTGGCAGCCGCCGCGCAATGCGAAACGGTTTCCGGTGATATTCGCGACACGGCGGCATTGGATGCGTGTTTGCAAGGCACGGATGCGGTGATTTACTTGATCGGTATTTTGCGCGAATTTCCGGCGAAGGGTATCACTTACGAAGAAAGCCAGTTCAACGGGGTCGAGCGCACGGTGGCGGCGGCGCAACGTCAGGGTGTGAAACATTTCATCTTAATGAGTGCGAATGGCGTGAAAGCGGGCGGCACCAAATACCAAGACACCAAGTTTCGGGCGGAACAATGCGTGCAAGCGTCGGGGTTGGTCTGGACGATTTTCCGGCCTTCGGTGATTTTCGGCGATCCGCGTGGCAAAGCGGAGTTCTGTACGCAATTGCAAAAAGAGTTGGTGTTGCCGCCGATTCCTGCGCCGCTGTTTTTTGGTGGGGTGAATATTCTGCAAGCGGGCAAATTCCAGATGCAGCCGGTACACGTGGAAGACGTGGCGGAAGCGTTTGCCGCAGCGGTGGATAATCCGGCGACATTGGGCAAAACCTTCGCGCTGTGTGGACCGGATGTGGTGAGTTGGAAAGCTATTATCCAAACCTTGGCGCAAGCATCAGGGCGTAGCGGCAAATTGGCAGTGCCTGCTCCGGCTGAAATTCTCAAAGTGGTGGCAGGCGTGTTGGATAAACAAGCGTGGTTTCCGATTACTCGCGACCAGATTGTGATGTTGTTGGAAGGGAATACGTGTAGCGACAGTGCCGCTTGGCAAACGTTTGGGATTGTGCCGAAACGCTTTGCGCTGGAGAATTTGGCTTACTTAGCGTGA
- the modA gene encoding molybdate ABC transporter substrate-binding protein produces the protein MKRFKQTLLTAAIIFSTTNAWADTVYVAVASNFSKPLQAIAETFKAASGHELKISAGATGKLYAQIANGAPFEVFLSADSKTPKKLVEEKLAEADSQFTYAFGKLVLWSSTEGYVDDKGEVLSKGTFKHLAIANPKTAPYGEAGMAVMEKLGLTAAITPKLVTGENITQTFDFVSTGNAELGFVALSQVQQDGKLKSGSAWIVPAEMYQPMAQDAVLLTKGKDNAAAQALLEFLKGEEVQTIISSYGYEIPSPPSPALPPQWVKGAMRE, from the coding sequence ATGAAACGGTTTAAACAAACCCTGCTTACCGCAGCCATCATTTTCAGCACCACCAATGCGTGGGCAGATACGGTGTATGTGGCAGTTGCGTCCAACTTCTCCAAACCGCTGCAAGCGATTGCGGAAACATTCAAAGCTGCCAGCGGGCATGAGTTGAAAATATCCGCAGGTGCAACCGGTAAGTTGTATGCCCAGATCGCTAACGGCGCACCCTTTGAAGTATTTCTCTCAGCCGATAGCAAGACCCCGAAAAAGCTGGTTGAGGAAAAGTTGGCAGAAGCCGACTCCCAGTTTACCTACGCTTTCGGCAAGCTGGTGTTATGGAGCAGTACCGAGGGCTATGTGGATGACAAAGGCGAGGTATTGAGCAAAGGCACTTTCAAGCATCTGGCGATTGCCAACCCCAAAACCGCACCTTATGGCGAAGCGGGGATGGCAGTGATGGAAAAATTAGGGTTGACTGCCGCTATCACGCCCAAACTGGTGACAGGTGAAAACATTACCCAGACCTTTGATTTTGTGTCGACGGGCAATGCCGAACTCGGCTTTGTGGCTTTGTCGCAAGTGCAACAAGATGGCAAACTCAAAAGCGGTTCGGCGTGGATTGTGCCAGCAGAAATGTATCAACCGATGGCGCAAGACGCGGTATTGTTAACCAAGGGCAAGGATAACGCCGCTGCTCAAGCCTTGCTGGAATTCCTAAAAGGGGAAGAGGTGCAAACTATTATTAGCAGTTACGGCTACGAAATTCCATCCCCCCCATCCCCAGCCCTTCCCCCGCAATGGGTGAAGGGAGCAATGCGGGAGTAG
- a CDS encoding trimeric intracellular cation channel family protein — MTLHPNPALLQNLYWITLIAVVVSSASAVLKAGFKQFDLFGVIIIAIVTGLGGGSLRDMLLDREVFWIRDQMFFIASLGSAIAIFLLARVLVIPQRFFLIPDAAGLATFGVAGTLVSLMVGAPWLVASFMGVMTGTMGGIFRDILCNTPPVVFQSPLYATVSWAGSLLFIGLLYLHMDVTLAAIIAGLAIFIARLLAIRFNIKLPVFKFKE, encoded by the coding sequence ATGACCTTGCACCCCAACCCAGCCTTGCTGCAAAACCTTTATTGGATCACCCTGATTGCGGTGGTCGTATCCTCCGCTTCTGCCGTGCTCAAAGCCGGTTTTAAGCAGTTTGACTTGTTTGGGGTGATTATTATCGCCATTGTCACCGGACTAGGCGGTGGTTCGCTACGGGATATGCTGCTGGATCGGGAAGTGTTCTGGATTCGTGATCAGATGTTTTTCATCGCATCACTGGGCAGCGCCATCGCGATTTTTTTGCTGGCGCGGGTCCTGGTCATTCCACAACGCTTTTTCTTGATACCCGATGCAGCGGGATTGGCGACCTTCGGCGTGGCAGGAACACTGGTATCGCTGATGGTTGGTGCACCTTGGCTGGTCGCCAGCTTCATGGGCGTCATGACCGGCACGATGGGCGGCATTTTCCGCGATATATTGTGTAATACCCCGCCCGTGGTATTTCAAAGCCCGCTGTACGCCACCGTTTCGTGGGCGGGTTCGTTACTGTTCATTGGGCTGTTGTACCTGCACATGGATGTCACGCTGGCGGCGATTATCGCGGGTTTGGCGATTTTCATTGCGCGGCTACTGGCGATACGTTTCAACATCAAGCTGCCGGTCTTCAAATTCAAGGAATAG
- a CDS encoding NAD(P)-dependent alcohol dehydrogenase, protein MVDSCQHCEPCQHGLEQYCEEFPTLTYNGTDRHDHTTTYGGYSEKIVVSDKFVLKVPDGLDLAGAAPLLCAGITTYSPLRHWNVGKGSKVAVVGLGGLGHMALKLAKALGAEVTLFTRSPGKEQDARRLGADNIVLSRDDSQMAAVKSRFDLIIDTVPYVHDINPYMPTLNISGTLVLVGYLGPLEPFLNSASLVLGRKSVAGSLIGGIAETQEMLDFCGKHGITSDIEIIQMQEINAAYERMLKSDVKYRFVIDMASLKA, encoded by the coding sequence ATGGTCGATTCCTGTCAGCATTGCGAACCTTGTCAGCATGGGCTGGAGCAGTATTGCGAAGAGTTCCCAACCCTGACTTACAACGGCACTGACCGGCACGATCACACGACCACTTACGGCGGCTATTCCGAGAAGATCGTCGTATCCGACAAGTTTGTGCTGAAAGTGCCGGATGGTTTGGATTTGGCAGGTGCTGCACCGTTACTGTGTGCAGGTATCACGACTTATTCACCGCTGCGCCACTGGAACGTGGGCAAGGGCAGTAAAGTCGCGGTTGTGGGTCTGGGCGGTCTCGGTCATATGGCGCTGAAACTTGCCAAGGCGCTGGGTGCGGAAGTCACGTTGTTTACCCGTTCGCCGGGCAAGGAGCAAGATGCTCGTCGTTTGGGGGCTGACAACATCGTGCTTTCCAGGGATGACAGTCAAATGGCTGCGGTCAAAAGTCGCTTTGACCTGATCATTGACACCGTGCCTTACGTGCATGACATCAACCCCTATATGCCGACCTTGAATATCAGCGGTACATTGGTACTGGTCGGTTATCTGGGGCCGCTGGAACCTTTCCTGAATTCCGCGTCGCTGGTGTTGGGGCGCAAGTCGGTGGCGGGTTCCCTGATTGGTGGTATTGCCGAAACCCAAGAGATGCTGGATTTCTGTGGTAAACATGGCATTACTTCCGACATCGAAATTATTCAGATGCAGGAAATCAATGCAGCCTACGAGCGCATGTTGAAAAGCGATGTGAAATACCGCTTCGTGATCGACATGGCATCGCTGAAAGCTTAG
- a CDS encoding SHOCT domain-containing protein: MQTFTDYGQNAINDLAQRYGVSNDAVTHMLYAVMNGNGTMAQFNHYELGGGGQWMQGGMTMVGDMFNYNLKSKVDGLCSALSNLLAGQQAIFMPVSNPTSFQGNRNWWPDELGIASTTGGQNNTRYAYFPATCRLAVDINGQVTVYDTLDHQIGGVSQQQGGNNSMTFSSQYGTVQVEQLPVVSVNGVAPSAPMQPAPAPFYPNNLASNPAPADNGDIFALIERLADLKQKGILSDEEFASKKGELLQRL; encoded by the coding sequence ATGCAAACGTTCACCGATTACGGACAAAATGCCATCAACGACCTAGCGCAACGCTACGGCGTATCGAACGATGCCGTTACCCACATGCTTTACGCCGTGATGAATGGCAACGGCACGATGGCGCAATTCAACCACTACGAACTCGGCGGCGGCGGGCAATGGATGCAAGGCGGCATGACGATGGTCGGCGACATGTTCAACTACAATTTGAAATCCAAAGTCGACGGCTTGTGTTCGGCATTATCCAACCTGCTGGCAGGTCAGCAAGCGATCTTCATGCCGGTCAGCAACCCGACCTCATTCCAAGGCAACCGCAACTGGTGGCCAGATGAGCTGGGCATTGCCTCCACCACGGGCGGGCAAAACAACACCCGTTACGCTTATTTCCCTGCCACTTGCCGTCTGGCTGTGGACATCAACGGGCAAGTCACCGTTTACGACACACTCGACCATCAAATCGGTGGCGTATCGCAACAGCAAGGCGGCAACAATTCCATGACCTTCAGCAGCCAATACGGCACGGTGCAAGTTGAGCAACTGCCAGTGGTTTCCGTGAATGGTGTTGCCCCCTCTGCGCCGATGCAGCCTGCACCCGCACCGTTTTACCCCAACAACCTTGCCAGTAACCCCGCGCCCGCCGATAATGGTGACATTTTCGCCCTAATCGAACGGCTGGCAGATTTGAAACAGAAAGGCATCCTTAGTGACGAGGAATTTGCCAGCAAAAAGGGCGAATTGTTGCAACGTTTGTAA
- a CDS encoding ATP-binding protein, which produces MDSQTLQQRIRLGEDSTLELKQIVFRGAQKVIEPHPDGLSDELAAFANANGGTLVLGVDDKTLTATGIPAEQMETLKSWLRGIVNDRITPPLEILTENVELPNAAGERVTVIVVSVPRSLWIHESANGYFRRVADSKRKLTPDVLARLFQQRSQARLIRFEEQGVADTSLDDADALLLRRFLRQHEGDERKQLRRLHLLADLEGQECLSIAGVLLCTEKPVNWLPSAYIQAVAYSGVNNDPNEQLDAKDFDGPLDRQLWDAFDFVRLNMKVPARKEFGRVDYPQYSLRAVFEALVNAIVHRDYSIWGGRIRLHMFADRLELYSPGALPNSMTVESMQAMSLPRNDVLSSLFSRYYPVRDSGLGREYLMDRRGSGVDVILAESEKLSGKKPLIEMIADMELRVKIYAACYKKS; this is translated from the coding sequence ATGGACAGCCAAACCTTGCAACAACGCATCCGCTTGGGGGAAGACTCCACGCTGGAACTCAAGCAAATCGTGTTTCGTGGCGCACAGAAAGTGATTGAGCCGCATCCTGACGGTTTGTCTGACGAACTCGCGGCGTTCGCCAATGCTAACGGCGGTACGCTGGTGTTAGGCGTGGATGACAAAACACTGACGGCTACGGGCATTCCGGCGGAACAAATGGAAACGCTGAAATCGTGGTTGCGGGGCATTGTTAACGACCGCATTACCCCGCCGCTGGAAATCCTCACCGAGAACGTTGAACTGCCCAATGCGGCGGGTGAAAGGGTTACGGTTATTGTCGTGAGTGTGCCGCGCAGTTTGTGGATACATGAAAGTGCAAATGGGTATTTTCGTCGGGTTGCTGATAGCAAACGCAAGCTGACCCCGGATGTATTGGCGCGTCTGTTCCAACAACGTAGCCAAGCACGCTTAATCCGCTTTGAAGAACAGGGTGTTGCTGATACGTCGCTGGATGATGCGGATGCATTGTTGTTGCGGCGTTTTCTGCGCCAGCATGAAGGCGATGAGCGCAAACAATTACGCCGCTTGCACTTGTTGGCTGATTTGGAAGGGCAAGAATGCCTGTCTATTGCGGGTGTGTTGTTGTGTACCGAAAAGCCGGTGAATTGGTTGCCATCGGCATACATTCAGGCGGTGGCTTACAGCGGTGTTAACAATGACCCCAACGAACAACTGGATGCCAAGGATTTTGATGGTCCATTGGATCGGCAACTGTGGGATGCGTTCGACTTTGTGCGCCTGAATATGAAAGTGCCAGCGCGTAAAGAATTCGGGCGGGTCGATTATCCGCAATACAGCCTGCGTGCAGTGTTTGAAGCACTCGTTAATGCTATCGTTCACCGTGATTACTCCATTTGGGGCGGGCGCATCCGCTTGCACATGTTCGCAGACCGGCTGGAGTTGTATTCACCGGGCGCATTGCCCAATTCCATGACGGTGGAATCCATGCAGGCTATGTCTTTGCCGCGCAATGACGTACTTTCCAGCCTGTTTTCCCGTTACTATCCTGTGCGCGATAGCGGGCTGGGACGCGAATACCTGATGGATCGGCGCGGTTCTGGCGTGGATGTGATATTGGCAGAAAGTGAGAAGTTATCCGGGAAAAAACCGCTGATTGAAATGATTGCGGATATGGAGTTGCGGGTAAAGATTTATGCAGCGTGTTATAAAAAGTCATGA